In one Bradyrhizobium cosmicum genomic region, the following are encoded:
- a CDS encoding outer membrane protein assembly factor BamE, with translation MTITNQISRRADKLRGFQARWRGLRLFAAMAAVGVALAGCTGEQFQKGYILPPGALEQIPIGASQDQVLIVMGTPSTVATLDGEVFYYISQRSERVVAFMNQKVVDQRVIAVYFDKNRRVRRLANYGLQDGKIFDFISRTTATSGQEMSYLAPLFKLLSFN, from the coding sequence ATGACGATAACGAACCAGATCAGCCGGCGCGCGGACAAGCTGCGCGGCTTTCAAGCACGCTGGCGCGGCCTGCGCCTGTTCGCGGCCATGGCGGCCGTCGGCGTTGCTCTTGCGGGCTGCACCGGCGAGCAGTTCCAGAAGGGTTACATCCTGCCGCCTGGCGCCCTGGAGCAGATTCCGATCGGCGCGAGCCAGGATCAGGTGCTGATCGTGATGGGCACGCCCTCCACGGTCGCAACCCTCGACGGTGAGGTGTTCTACTATATCTCGCAGCGCTCGGAGCGCGTGGTCGCCTTCATGAACCAGAAGGTGGTCGACCAGCGCGTCATCGCCGTCTACTTCGACAAGAATCGGCGTGTGCGCCGGCTGGCGAATTACGGCCTCCAGGACGGCAAGATCTTCGACTTCATCAGCCGGACCACCGCGACGTCGGGCCAGGAGATGAGTTACCTCGCGCCGCTGTTCAAGCTGCTCAGCTTTAACTGA
- a CDS encoding ubiquinol-cytochrome C chaperone family protein: MVWPFNHFRKPRQAPRGTIEAIYGMIVTQAREPIFYRDLGVPDTVNGRFDLLLLHLWLLLRRLRTAQGATELSQALFDRFCEDMDDNLREMGVGDQTVPKRMRAFGEAFYGRMQAYDQAAESGSEALASAICRNILNGDGLDQARQLAAYARATEADLGRADEAALLSASFRFPPALTEDMTR, translated from the coding sequence ATGGTTTGGCCGTTCAATCACTTCAGGAAACCCCGGCAAGCCCCGCGCGGCACCATTGAAGCCATCTATGGCATGATCGTGACGCAGGCGCGAGAACCCATATTTTACCGCGACTTGGGGGTACCCGATACGGTTAACGGGCGTTTCGACCTGTTGCTGCTCCATCTCTGGCTGCTGCTGCGCCGCCTGCGCACGGCTCAAGGCGCCACCGAGCTGTCGCAAGCGCTGTTCGACCGCTTCTGCGAGGACATGGACGACAACCTGCGCGAGATGGGGGTGGGCGACCAGACCGTGCCGAAGCGGATGCGAGCCTTCGGCGAGGCCTTTTACGGCCGCATGCAGGCCTACGACCAGGCCGCGGAAAGCGGCAGCGAGGCGCTGGCGTCGGCCATTTGCAGGAATATCTTGAACGGGGATGGCCTCGACCAGGCGCGGCAGCTCGCGGCCTACGCCCGGGCCACCGAGGCCGATCTTGGCCGGGCCGATGAAGCAGCCCTGCTGAGCGCCTCCTTCAGGTTTCCCCCAGCGCTGACCGAGGACATGACGCGATGA
- a CDS encoding YceD family protein → MSRPNAESVPDPWRSPVSVVQIPDTGLHRKLKASADELQAIAEVGGLREVLSAEAAFDVVPRSGGRFEVTGHVRARIGQTCVVTLDPIESEIDEKVDLVFAPEAEVRKMSDLIEEGEDGAEPPEVVDPPEAIRNGIIDLGRIATDALFLAVNPYPRKEGAVFEAEVIAPDPEDHPFAALKALQDSKKGK, encoded by the coding sequence ATGAGCCGACCGAACGCCGAATCCGTACCCGATCCCTGGCGGTCTCCCGTCAGCGTCGTGCAGATCCCCGACACCGGCCTGCATCGCAAGCTCAAGGCATCGGCCGACGAACTGCAGGCCATCGCCGAGGTCGGAGGGCTGCGGGAGGTCCTCTCCGCCGAGGCCGCCTTTGACGTCGTGCCCAGGAGCGGCGGCCGATTCGAGGTCACCGGCCACGTCCGCGCCCGGATCGGCCAGACCTGCGTGGTCACCCTCGACCCGATCGAGAGCGAGATCGACGAGAAGGTGGACCTGGTGTTCGCCCCCGAAGCCGAGGTTCGGAAGATGTCCGACCTGATCGAGGAGGGCGAGGACGGCGCGGAGCCGCCGGAGGTGGTCGATCCCCCAGAAGCGATCCGCAATGGAATCATCGACCTTGGCCGGATCGCGACCGACGCGCTGTTCCTGGCGGTCAATCCCTACCCGCGCAAGGAGGGGGCCGTGTTCGAGGCCGAAGTCATCGCCCCCGATCCGGAGGACCATCCGTTCGCGGCGCTGAAGGCGCTTCAGGACAGCAAGAAGGGCAAATAG
- the plsX gene encoding phosphate acyltransferase PlsX: protein MPSKVRIALDAMGGDSGAAVVIPGAAISLGRHRDTEFLLVGDRAKIEPELDRHPQLKAVSKIIHTDVAVSGSDKPSQALRRGRRTSSMWLAIDAVKQGEADVAVSAGNTGALMAMSRFHLRTLKGIDRPAITGIWPTKRGESVVLDLGATIGGDAHHLVSLAVMGAAMASVLFDKKRPTVGLLNIGAEEIKGHEEIREASEILRARNLPELDYVGFIEGDGIGKGLADVIVTEGFSGNIALKAAEGTARQMAELLRNEIQRSWLSRLGYVFARSAFQALRNKMDPSKSNGGVFLGLNGLVVKSHGGTSAEGFAYAIDVGYEMAHYDLLNKINQMLNREGGALNFVQPAPEDVS, encoded by the coding sequence ATGCCAAGCAAGGTTCGCATTGCGCTCGACGCCATGGGGGGCGACTCCGGCGCCGCCGTGGTCATTCCGGGCGCTGCCATCTCGCTCGGCAGGCATCGCGACACCGAGTTCCTGCTGGTCGGGGACCGCGCCAAGATCGAGCCCGAGCTCGATCGGCATCCCCAGCTCAAGGCGGTCTCGAAGATCATCCATACCGATGTCGCGGTCAGCGGCTCGGACAAGCCGAGCCAGGCGCTGCGGCGCGGTCGCAGGACCTCCTCGATGTGGCTTGCGATCGACGCGGTGAAGCAGGGCGAGGCGGATGTCGCGGTCTCCGCCGGCAATACCGGCGCGCTGATGGCGATGTCGCGCTTCCACCTGCGCACGCTGAAGGGCATCGACCGTCCGGCGATCACGGGGATATGGCCGACCAAGCGCGGCGAGTCCGTCGTGCTCGACCTCGGCGCGACCATCGGCGGTGACGCCCACCATCTGGTGTCGCTCGCGGTCATGGGCGCTGCGATGGCCAGCGTGCTGTTCGACAAGAAACGGCCCACGGTCGGCCTGCTCAACATCGGGGCCGAGGAGATCAAGGGGCACGAGGAGATCCGCGAAGCCAGCGAGATCCTGCGTGCGCGTAACCTGCCGGAGCTCGACTATGTCGGCTTCATCGAGGGCGACGGCATCGGCAAGGGGCTGGCCGACGTGATCGTCACCGAAGGTTTCAGTGGCAACATTGCGCTCAAGGCCGCCGAGGGAACCGCGCGGCAGATGGCGGAATTGCTCCGCAACGAGATCCAGCGGAGCTGGCTGTCCAGGCTTGGCTATGTCTTTGCGCGCAGCGCCTTCCAGGCCCTGCGCAACAAGATGGACCCGAGCAAGTCCAACGGCGGCGTGTTCCTGGGTTTGAACGGATTGGTGGTCAAGAGCCATGGCGGAACCAGCGCCGAAGGCTTTGCCTATGCGATCGATGTTGGCTATGAGATGGCTCACTACGATCTCCTGAACAAGATCAATCAGATGCTCAACCGCGAGGGTGGTGCACTCAATTTCGTGCAGCCCGCGCCGGAGGATGTTTCGTGA
- a CDS encoding beta-ketoacyl-ACP synthase III, with protein sequence MTQIRSVVLGCGSYLPEQVVTNAQLAARIDTSDEWIVQRTGIRERHIAAEGEFTSHLAIKAAQAALTDAGLDAQSIDLIVLATSTPDNTFPATAVAVQHGLGINHGAAFDLQAVCSGFVFALATADNFLRTGAFKRALVIGAETFSRILDWNDRGTCVLFGDGAGAVVLEAQEQPGNAATDRGVVTTHLRSDGRHKAKLFVDGGPSSTQTVGHLRMEGREVFKHAVGMITDVIVDAFEATGLNADSIDWFVPHQANKRIIDASAHKLHIAPEKVVLTVDRHGNTSAASIPLALSVARKDGRIKRGDAVLMEAMGGGFTWGSALVRW encoded by the coding sequence GTGACTCAAATTCGTTCGGTCGTGCTGGGCTGCGGCTCTTATCTGCCGGAGCAGGTGGTGACCAACGCCCAATTGGCGGCGCGCATCGACACGTCCGACGAGTGGATCGTGCAGCGCACCGGCATTCGCGAACGGCATATCGCGGCCGAGGGCGAGTTCACCTCGCATCTGGCGATCAAGGCGGCGCAGGCCGCGCTCACCGATGCCGGCCTCGACGCCCAGTCGATCGACCTGATCGTGCTGGCGACCTCGACGCCCGACAACACTTTCCCGGCGACTGCGGTCGCCGTGCAGCACGGGCTCGGCATCAACCATGGCGCGGCGTTCGACCTGCAGGCGGTGTGCTCCGGCTTCGTGTTCGCGCTCGCCACGGCCGACAATTTCCTGCGCACCGGCGCCTTCAAGCGCGCGCTGGTGATCGGCGCGGAGACCTTCTCGCGCATCCTCGACTGGAATGATCGCGGCACCTGCGTGCTATTCGGCGACGGTGCCGGCGCGGTCGTGCTGGAGGCGCAGGAGCAGCCCGGCAATGCGGCGACCGACCGCGGCGTCGTGACCACGCATTTGCGCTCCGACGGCCGGCACAAGGCAAAACTGTTCGTCGACGGCGGGCCGTCCTCGACCCAGACCGTCGGCCATCTGCGCATGGAGGGCCGCGAGGTCTTCAAGCATGCGGTCGGCATGATCACCGACGTGATCGTCGACGCCTTCGAGGCGACCGGGCTCAATGCCGACAGCATCGACTGGTTCGTGCCGCACCAGGCCAACAAGCGAATCATCGACGCCTCCGCTCACAAGCTGCACATCGCGCCGGAGAAGGTGGTGCTGACGGTGGACCGTCACGGCAACACCTCGGCCGCCTCGATCCCGCTGGCCCTGTCGGTGGCGCGAAAGGACGGCCGCATCAAGCGTGGCGACGCGGTCCTGATGGAGGCGATGGGCGGCGGCTTCACCTGGGGTTCGGCCCTGGTGCGCTGGTAG
- a CDS encoding integration host factor subunit alpha — translation MTDQSKTVTRVDLCEAVYQKVGLSRTESSAFVELVLKEITDCLEKGETVKLSSFGSFMVRKKGQRIGRNPKTGTEVPISPRRVMVFKPSAILKQRINGQHRANGDATKAQPEA, via the coding sequence ATGACTGATCAAAGTAAAACCGTAACGCGTGTTGATCTCTGCGAGGCCGTCTACCAGAAGGTGGGGCTGTCGCGGACGGAATCGTCTGCGTTCGTGGAACTCGTGCTGAAGGAGATCACCGACTGCCTCGAGAAGGGCGAGACGGTGAAACTGTCCTCGTTCGGCTCCTTCATGGTGCGCAAGAAGGGTCAGCGTATCGGCCGTAACCCGAAGACCGGCACCGAGGTGCCGATTTCGCCGCGGCGGGTGATGGTGTTCAAGCCGTCGGCGATCCTGAAGCAGCGGATCAATGGCCAGCATCGGGCCAATGGCGACGCCACCAAGGCTCAACCCGAGGCGTAA
- a CDS encoding MerR family transcriptional regulator produces the protein MDKAPDAFRTISEVAQELDIPQHVLRFWETRFSQIKPMKRSGGRRYYRPDDVDLLKGIRRLLYGEGYTIRGVQRILKEHGVKSVQGLADSSAAVSFGAIEDAIGASLMEPEEESPIKGVTEADEDDYQGDEEEGIDFRFTEVDDEDILTTFRKGGTPAAPAGPSALDRERLARALADLVACREMLDQALGEG, from the coding sequence TTGGACAAGGCGCCGGATGCGTTCCGAACCATCAGCGAAGTAGCGCAGGAACTCGACATTCCGCAGCATGTGCTGCGGTTCTGGGAGACCCGATTCTCCCAGATCAAGCCGATGAAGCGCAGCGGCGGACGCCGCTATTACCGCCCCGACGATGTCGACCTGCTCAAGGGTATCCGCCGTCTGCTCTACGGGGAGGGCTACACCATCCGCGGTGTGCAGCGGATCCTCAAGGAGCACGGCGTCAAATCGGTGCAGGGCCTTGCCGACAGCTCGGCCGCGGTCTCGTTCGGCGCCATCGAGGATGCCATCGGGGCGAGCCTGATGGAGCCCGAGGAGGAGTCGCCCATCAAGGGCGTCACCGAGGCCGACGAGGACGATTACCAGGGCGACGAAGAGGAAGGCATCGACTTCCGCTTCACTGAGGTCGACGACGAGGACATCCTCACCACCTTCCGCAAGGGCGGCACCCCGGCCGCACCCGCCGGCCCCAGCGCACTGGACCGCGAGCGGCTGGCACGGGCGCTTGCCGACCTCGTTGCCTGCAGGGAAATGCTGGATCAGGCTCTGGGCGAGGGTTGA
- a CDS encoding alpha/beta hydrolase produces the protein MTIFAGTRDLLYPDSVDLAERARAVGVPVELHLSRDQPHNYALMPTPEGRRARALIMRAIA, from the coding sequence ATGACGATCTTCGCAGGCACGCGCGACCTGCTTTACCCCGATAGCGTCGATCTTGCGGAGCGGGCGCGGGCGGTGGGCGTGCCGGTCGAGCTGCATCTGTCGCGAGACCAGCCGCACAATTATGCGCTGATGCCGACGCCGGAGGGGCGGCGCGCGCGTGCGCTGATCATGCGTGCGATAGCTTGA
- a CDS encoding EAL domain-containing protein produces the protein MAAVCKGCGDGEGLPFDFKMAYQPIVAMNEQRVWGYEALVRGPNGESAHSVLSQLTEDQLYRFDQAARVMAIETAGQLFDDPQARLSINFMPNAVYEPQACIQKSLAAARRSNFPAANLMFEFTENERMADPAHVERIVQAYKKLGFLTALDDFGAGYAGLSLLARLQPDLIKVDMELLRDIHLSRSKQVIVAGIASMARELDIKVLAEGVESEAELTVLRAAGIDLFQGYYFAKPGFMSLPNVAAFSHATVALVG, from the coding sequence ATGGCAGCGGTCTGCAAGGGGTGCGGTGACGGCGAAGGACTGCCGTTCGACTTCAAGATGGCGTATCAACCGATCGTCGCAATGAACGAGCAGCGTGTCTGGGGCTATGAAGCATTGGTGCGCGGTCCGAATGGCGAAAGTGCACACAGCGTCCTGAGCCAACTGACTGAGGATCAACTTTATCGCTTCGACCAGGCTGCCAGGGTCATGGCGATTGAAACAGCCGGACAGCTGTTTGACGATCCGCAAGCCCGGCTGTCCATCAACTTCATGCCCAATGCGGTCTACGAGCCACAGGCGTGCATCCAGAAATCCCTCGCGGCGGCACGCCGGTCGAACTTCCCGGCCGCGAACCTCATGTTCGAGTTCACCGAGAACGAACGCATGGCTGACCCTGCGCACGTCGAGCGCATCGTGCAGGCCTACAAGAAGCTCGGATTTCTCACCGCGCTCGACGATTTCGGCGCCGGCTATGCCGGGCTCAGTCTGCTGGCGAGGCTCCAGCCCGACCTCATCAAGGTCGACATGGAGCTTTTGCGCGACATCCACTTGAGCCGCTCGAAGCAGGTTATCGTTGCCGGCATAGCTTCGATGGCGCGCGAACTTGATATCAAGGTCCTCGCCGAAGGCGTGGAAAGCGAAGCCGAACTCACCGTGCTCCGGGCAGCCGGGATCGATCTCTTCCAGGGCTATTATTTTGCCAAGCCGGGGTTCATGAGTTTGCCGAACGTAGCGGCGTTTTCTCACGCGACCGTGGCCCTCGTCGGCTGA
- a CDS encoding dihydrodipicolinate synthase family protein, translated as MKIRPTGVIPPMTTPFRKDGEIDYKLVAPQVDWMIGAGAHGVAAGGSTGEGHTLDHAEYRDLMAATVEAVNGRIPVIAGIIVDSTRDAIRRGRLVRDMNVAALQVTPVHYLFKPDDEAMVAHFRAMADETGMPIIIYNVVPWSYLSPALLTRIMTEVPLVVGVKQSAGDLKLFADLMMMAPDKLIYSAVDALMYPSYTLGAHGSIAAILTAAPHASVALWDAVKAGDHPRALELHKKLLTLWNAIIADNLPACTRYAQTLQGLPKTYPRAPMPEASPAQQAATRKALEALGALSGHRVEAAE; from the coding sequence ATGAAGATACGACCGACCGGCGTGATCCCGCCGATGACGACGCCGTTCCGGAAAGACGGCGAGATTGATTACAAGCTCGTGGCGCCCCAGGTCGACTGGATGATCGGTGCGGGCGCGCACGGTGTCGCCGCCGGCGGCTCAACCGGCGAGGGCCACACGCTCGATCACGCGGAATACCGCGACCTGATGGCGGCGACGGTGGAGGCGGTGAACGGGCGCATCCCCGTCATCGCCGGCATCATCGTGGACTCCACGCGCGATGCGATCCGCCGCGGCAGGCTGGTGCGCGACATGAACGTCGCGGCGCTCCAGGTCACGCCGGTGCACTATCTGTTCAAGCCGGACGACGAGGCGATGGTGGCGCATTTCCGCGCGATGGCCGATGAGACCGGCATGCCCATCATCATCTACAACGTGGTGCCGTGGTCGTATCTGTCGCCGGCGCTGCTGACGCGGATCATGACCGAGGTGCCGCTGGTGGTCGGCGTCAAGCAGAGCGCGGGCGATCTCAAGCTGTTCGCCGACCTCATGATGATGGCGCCGGACAAGCTGATCTACAGCGCCGTCGATGCGCTGATGTATCCGTCCTACACGCTCGGCGCCCATGGCTCGATCGCCGCGATCCTGACCGCGGCGCCGCATGCGTCCGTTGCGCTGTGGGATGCGGTGAAGGCGGGCGATCATCCGCGCGCGCTCGAGCTGCACAAGAAGCTGCTGACGCTGTGGAACGCGATCATTGCCGACAATCTGCCGGCCTGCACGCGCTACGCCCAGACGCTCCAGGGCTTGCCGAAGACGTATCCGCGCGCGCCGATGCCGGAGGCATCACCCGCGCAGCAGGCCGCAACCCGCAAGGCGCTGGAAGCGCTCGGTGCCTTGAGCGGACACCGCGTCGAAGCGGCGGAATAG
- a CDS encoding SDR family NAD(P)-dependent oxidoreductase: MKDFAGKIAVITGGGTGMGRELARQLVAEGCNVAMCDVSEAAMAETKRLCEVEKLPQGLRVTTHVADVSIEDHLKRFRDELAEQQKTDRIHLLFNNAGIGGGGSLFTNTREQWERTFNICWGGVYLGVCTFLPMLVAADEAHIVNTASVNGFWASIGMGQAHTAYSSAKFAVKGFTEALINDLRLHAPHVKCSVVMPGHIGTSIVSNSRKVQSADGSERLNADECALTRKRMVAAGVPDADKMSDEDIQAVFAERARSFLEDAPTTAAQAAKIILDGVKAERWRILVGEDAKRLDERVRATPEQAYDRSFYESFTQEVGWRLG; encoded by the coding sequence ATGAAGGATTTTGCAGGAAAGATCGCCGTCATCACCGGCGGCGGCACGGGAATGGGCCGCGAGCTCGCACGGCAGCTCGTTGCCGAGGGTTGCAACGTCGCGATGTGCGACGTCTCGGAGGCCGCGATGGCCGAGACCAAGCGGCTCTGCGAGGTCGAGAAGCTGCCGCAGGGTCTGCGCGTCACGACCCATGTCGCCGACGTCTCGATCGAGGATCACCTCAAGCGCTTCCGCGACGAGCTTGCCGAGCAGCAGAAGACCGACAGGATCCATCTGTTGTTCAACAATGCCGGCATCGGCGGCGGCGGCAGCCTGTTCACCAACACGCGCGAGCAGTGGGAGCGCACCTTCAACATCTGCTGGGGCGGCGTCTATCTCGGCGTGTGCACCTTCCTGCCGATGCTGGTGGCGGCCGACGAGGCTCACATCGTCAACACGGCCAGCGTCAACGGCTTCTGGGCCTCGATCGGCATGGGGCAGGCGCACACCGCCTACAGCTCGGCCAAGTTCGCGGTGAAGGGATTTACCGAAGCGCTGATCAACGACCTCCGCCTGCACGCGCCGCATGTCAAATGCTCGGTGGTGATGCCAGGGCACATCGGCACCTCGATCGTCTCGAATTCGCGCAAGGTGCAGAGTGCCGACGGATCGGAGCGCCTCAATGCCGACGAGTGCGCGCTGACCCGCAAGCGCATGGTCGCGGCCGGCGTGCCGGATGCCGACAAGATGTCGGACGAGGACATCCAGGCGGTGTTCGCCGAGCGCGCCCGCAGCTTCCTGGAGGATGCGCCGACCACCGCGGCGCAGGCCGCGAAGATCATCCTCGACGGCGTGAAGGCCGAGCGCTGGCGCATTCTCGTCGGCGAGGACGCCAAGCGCCTCGACGAGCGCGTTCGTGCTACGCCGGAGCAGGCCTATGACCGTTCCTTCTACGAAAGTTTTACGCAGGAGGTCGGCTGGCGACTCGGTTGA
- a CDS encoding alpha/beta hydrolase family protein produces the protein MIPACLSDDWTLCPEREDISAEFTRLLTAAQEGGATIAECLMIARQLKRGDEHSWHREWKKLARANRQRAEAAFAEGHMATAQRNWLRAMNYYGAAAMPLDQADERRWVAVLAMQECARRFLSARDPAGDVVTIPWSDDGHALQGYFLPAPSASRRAPTVICIGEPGHRKEEFLFKLAPHARERGLSMLALDLLGDQRDDYTDTLLQRRDLESSIGSVMDYLETRDDVDFNRIGIVADGWGSSFVARAVLQEPRLAAAVCDGGLWDLHERSFFASRFAMSDLSIVPVPSAPLMASSVDCPVLITLGEDGWLKADRARQIVQKSRPGSSDIVLKVFTAAETGAAQAHADNPSLANEYIFDWLESQLGGMGRRS, from the coding sequence ATGATACCCGCATGCCTCTCCGACGACTGGACCCTTTGCCCGGAGAGAGAGGATATCTCCGCTGAGTTCACGCGGCTCCTCACCGCGGCCCAGGAGGGCGGCGCCACGATCGCAGAATGCCTGATGATCGCGCGGCAGCTCAAGCGCGGCGACGAGCATTCCTGGCACCGTGAGTGGAAGAAGCTGGCGCGCGCCAACCGGCAGCGCGCCGAGGCGGCGTTCGCGGAGGGCCATATGGCGACCGCGCAGCGCAACTGGCTGCGGGCGATGAACTACTACGGCGCGGCCGCGATGCCGCTCGACCAGGCCGACGAGCGCCGCTGGGTCGCGGTGCTGGCGATGCAGGAATGCGCCCGCCGCTTCCTGTCCGCGCGCGATCCGGCCGGCGATGTCGTCACGATTCCCTGGTCCGACGACGGACACGCCCTGCAAGGCTATTTCCTGCCCGCGCCTTCGGCGAGCAGGCGGGCTCCGACCGTGATCTGCATCGGCGAGCCAGGGCATCGCAAGGAGGAGTTCCTGTTCAAGCTCGCGCCGCATGCGCGCGAGCGCGGTTTGTCGATGCTGGCGCTGGACCTGCTCGGCGACCAGCGCGACGATTATACCGACACGCTGCTGCAGCGCCGCGATCTCGAGAGCTCGATCGGCAGCGTCATGGATTACCTGGAAACGCGCGACGACGTCGATTTCAATCGCATCGGGATCGTCGCGGACGGGTGGGGCTCCTCCTTCGTCGCACGTGCGGTTTTGCAGGAGCCGCGGCTCGCCGCAGCGGTCTGCGACGGCGGCCTCTGGGACCTGCATGAGCGGTCCTTCTTCGCCAGCCGCTTTGCCATGAGCGACCTCAGCATCGTCCCGGTGCCGTCGGCGCCGCTGATGGCCTCGAGTGTCGACTGTCCGGTGCTGATCACCCTCGGCGAGGACGGCTGGCTCAAGGCCGACCGGGCGCGCCAGATCGTGCAGAAGTCGCGGCCCGGCAGCTCGGATATCGTGCTGAAGGTGTTCACCGCGGCGGAGACCGGCGCGGCGCAGGCTCACGCGGACAATCCGAGTCTTGCCAACGAATACATCTTCGACTGGCTGGAATCGCAGCTGGGCGGCATGGGGCGGCGGAGCTGA
- a CDS encoding MarR family winged helix-turn-helix transcriptional regulator, which yields MSATRKEGARLRSIGNLDIIRRFTWEISSINMHLEELRQFWARTLGISGPQWLILMAISDLDKDDGVPVNVVSKLLHVDPSFVTTQSKLLEKKALLRRRPSPTDARVVRLSLADKTQKHIASLNEQYKSIREFVFQEFDEEELAEFTTKLATLKTRLEKACVRISLDY from the coding sequence GTGTCAGCGACGAGGAAAGAAGGGGCGCGCCTCCGCTCCATCGGCAATCTGGATATCATCAGGCGTTTCACCTGGGAGATATCGTCGATCAACATGCATCTGGAGGAGCTGCGCCAGTTCTGGGCGAGGACGCTGGGCATCAGCGGTCCGCAATGGCTGATCCTGATGGCGATTTCCGACCTCGACAAGGATGACGGCGTGCCCGTCAACGTGGTCTCCAAGCTGCTCCACGTCGATCCGTCCTTCGTCACCACCCAGTCCAAGCTGCTGGAGAAGAAGGCCCTGCTGCGCCGGCGGCCCTCGCCGACCGACGCCCGCGTGGTCCGCCTGTCGCTGGCCGACAAGACCCAGAAGCACATCGCGAGCCTCAACGAACAGTACAAGTCGATTCGCGAATTCGTCTTCCAGGAGTTCGACGAGGAAGAGCTCGCGGAATTCACCACCAAGCTCGCGACGCTGAAGACCCGGCTCGAAAAAGCCTGCGTCAGGATATCCCTGGACTACTAA